From the genome of Trypanosoma brucei brucei TREU927 chromosome 11 chr11_scaffold01 genomic scaffold, whole genome shotgun sequence:
TGATAACTCCGCGAACCAGCTAACGTCTATTGATTCACTCAGAGGTGGAATGATATTATCTGCCCTTTGCTGTATCTGGTACCATGTTCCAAAAGCTCCACAATCCTCTAGCAGCAGATCCTCATAGGAAGGAATATAATCTAAACAAGGCgatgaagagcagctgaAAGGGTGGTCGCACCACTCCACAGAAGCAGCCGCCCCTGGCGTATCAGCCACTTTCAAATCGACAGAACACGCCTTTCCGCCTACAACTCTTACTTCATGAACCTCTTGTGGTTCTGTACGAGGTACCGATACCCCTGCATTCGCAGAGCGACTCCGTTCAATCGGTGAAACGTTGGGAAACAACGGTGGAAGATGAGTTGGTGTAACAGTTATCTCACCGCTTGTGTcgtcctcttcctctccttccccACGTCGAGAGGACTCCGATATGGTTGTTGCACAGCACTGGTAATACCGCTCcacttgaggaggaggagtgcCTGGAGATGTCATTTCAGATATTTCCATAGTTAGATATGAGTAGTCCACACATTCGCCTTTAGAAGAGTTTATCTCTTTGGAAGTATCCGCACGCAGTCGGGAAACAGGACTCGCGGCAGATAAAGATTCACCAAACCCTCTGAAGCTTTCAGGACTGCCAAGAGATTGCAAGCACTCACTAAATGGGGGAAGATTCACTCGTCCCTGATATTTAAAGGGGTTACGCGGTGACACATCAAACATAcctaaaaatatatataaatagtCTACTAAGTAAAGGTAAATATTAGTATTtcaggagggggaaagggacaaATAACACAGGTAGAGTAATATTTTTGACAAGAACACGATCACATAAAAATTTAAAAGGCTGACTCAACAGGTGTATCGTCAGCGACAAAATAAGACGCGGTTGAGTCTGCTTCTTCCTTGACCTCTTTTGCCGTTCCTTCAAGCGTTCTGTCAGGGTTAAAGTGAGTTCTCCCTCATTAATCCCAGTCGGCGGCCCGGAACGCATCAGCAGAAGCAGGTTTCTGTGCATTGCCCTCCTTAACGGGTGTACACCGCCCGTAGCTGCCTGCATTTAATCCTCAGTCTCGCCCACACATTCAGAGAATTTTACACCCCAACCTAAttattacacacacacacacacacacgcatcagACTAAAAGTCAGGCCAATCACATTCCAACGAGCAATAAATACATGCCAGCAGTCTAAAAGTGTCTCCTACCATGATGGACTTGTACTAACTATGCAAAacccaaacacaaacaaaggtgaagaaaaatggagaaaGATATTGCATGGATGGCCGGTGTCTGTACTACACACATTGCATTTCCAATTGGGGTAAAGAAACGAACATATAAGGAGGATGGGTTTATGTTACACAGCAAAACTATCGTATCGGAAGGCAACCAGTCAAACAACCTCAGAGGATGGGAATCCAACAACGAAGTGTGGGGACCATATGACAGAATGAATatacacaagaaaaacaacaacaacaacaacaaatattaTCAGAGCATAGTGCATCCcgatttctttttcctaTTTGCAATGCCGGGCGACTCCTCCTCATGCTCGTCTACCAGATCCACTGAAGGTAACTCCAGTTGGTGAACCTCATCGCGGACCTCTGAAATGGTCGCTgcaggggggaaaataacaTTAGGACTTCGACATTCCAACCATGACTCCTCTCCACGGATGCTTCGCACTAAAGTCTCGAATACGGCCGCTGCCATGGAATGATCCTTTGCTGTAACCTCCAGCAGCGGATACATAAATTGTGCGGCAAACTTGCTTGCCTCTTCACTACTCACCGCACGGTGCTTCACCTCATCTACTTTATTACCGACAAGAACGCAGGGTATTGATGGAGACCCCCTCGCGCGACAAAGTTGCGTGTGAATCGCCTTGATATGGGAGAAGCTTTCAGCGTCTATCACGCTGTACACGAGAATAACGCCATGACATTTCCGTATATATTTGTAACGCATTCCACCGAATACATCCTGCCCGGAAGTGTCGACTATTGTAAGCACGGTAGGTTGTGCATCCACCTCTACTGCCTTTTGGTACACGTCCTCAATCGTGGCTTCATACTTCACAACGAAGCGGTTTCGAACGTACTGAATGATGAGGGAACTCTTTCCAACACCGCCGTCACCCAAAACGACGAGGTTAATATTCCTCATCCCTGTTTTCACTGGAGAAActtgagggaaaataaaaaaagaaggggtaAAGAATGATAAGAAtgattaataataataataataaagaaacacTTCAATGAACAtaatttcctttcatttcctgCCGATTCCTTTAGGGTGGACGGCCACGCTCAAACAGTGCCACTGCCCTCGCCTGCTCTTGCTGCTACAAAACACttcacacacagagagaaaaaaaaaatgcatttAGATTCTGCGTTTTCGTCAGTGTGCGTGCGCGTGCGTGTCTGTAAGCATAATAGTGGGTCAATAAattgaaaataaagaaaacaaataaataaacacttTTTCttaagaatgaaaaaaaaaagacgcgGAAACAAACATATCGATGACAAAAGGTAACACAAGTCAACTGCAAACAGGCAGCGACATAaaacggaggaaaaaaaaaagaaaggaagaaaaggctTCACATAATATAACCATAGATGCACACATAATTTTCACAAAACAGATTCTGTTCTCCGTCCATTTTTTTGGCAGGTGTGACTCACATCTgaactaaaagaaaataaaaagaaaccaacGCTCACTCACCGCAACCAAGCACATATGTATGCATACAGGCAAATATAAACCTTTAAGGCAGAAATGATGCCGAGGTGCAAGCCAAGTTAACAGGCGCGACGACggagagaacaaaaaaaatggaaaaaaggcttcaaaaaaaaaaaagtaataaaaagaaagataatatttattcacgctttcattcattcacccACACACTAACTCATGGAGGTATTTATGAAAAAGACAccaaacaacagaagaaaataaatacgAAGAAACCCATGGGACTAAAACtttaacgaaaaaaaaaaagacaaagatATGGAAATACAGAGAAAGATGTGCCTTCTAAGTTAATAAATGAACCCACCCCTCTTTTTGATTCGCAGGAAAAAATATACTGCCAAGGGGAGAGCCAACACATTGACAATAGCACACACAACAAGAGGAatccacacgcacacagtcCCCACACATTCACGAACATCCCACAACCCCTGTTTTTTGCTGTAATGATCGTAAATGGGGCCGAAGAGGCCGACGTTGAAAATTATCGGTGAGACAATTCCTGCGGTGAACAAAACGGCGTAATGCTTACCGCAGCTTGTTGGAGCAAACAAACTTTTAATTACAAGAATTGTACTTCCCCAAGACACACCAGTCGCAAGACCAatgataaaaaaagggaggaacaaCGCACTCTTcggaataaaaataaacaaaggcAAACCAATAATATTCAGAACAGGAGCTCCGCAAAGAAATATAGATATGGGTATCTTACGGCTGACAAGCATGGGGTGAATCGAACCCACAATCACACGGCCAACGGCACTGGCCACGCCGTAAATGGAGACGTATGCCACATTGACCGTTGAAGAGTAGTTATCAAAGTTAAGTGCTTTGTAAATCTGCGTGCTGTTTGTTGAAACCAAAGTTGCCGAGCTCCATGCCGCAAGGCACGAGTACCACATAACCCACATCTCACGCCTGAGAATGTTTGTGAGCAGCGAGTCGCCGTTCAACTTTATTCCCTGCAACTCCGCAACAACTTCGCTGTTATTCACGGTTCGCTCGTGGTTGCTCCTTTCCGCAGCCCTTCGCCCCTCTTCGTTAGGGTTCAAAAGGTTATCCCCATTTTGCGGTTCGGTGGGCTCTCGTTCATTCAGTCCATTTGTATCATCTTTTGAAACGCCTCTGCCACGCCCAATCCCCTCTGCATCAGGTGCATTTACGTCACAACGTCTCGCTGTTTCATTATCCACAGCTTCAGTGGGTGCCCGCTGTGAATTACAATTATTTTGTCCGGGCACTGTAGTGGTCATCTCGTCCACCAAATGGGAACTCCACGATGAGTTCGCAGACCGAGAGTGGTACCCACCCACATTATTGGAGTAGCTCGGCGTTGCAAGGATCATAAACAAGAAGCTCACGCACAAAATAATTGTGGTGATTCCTATAATATGACGATCAGAAACAGATATTTCACGGTAATTCTCTACCATTGTCACGATGAAGGTGTACATGATGGCAacgaagagaatcccggtcCCTACGTTGAACGGAACTTTGAATAGCGAAGATTCGCCACCTCCGCTCGCAACAACACCCTTGTCAGGGATGCTCAATCCCAAGCATTGCGTCTTCTCGGTTGGCAAACGAACGAACAGTGTTCCAAGTACGCCAACAGTAAACGAgtacaacaccaaaaaaaggaagaagggccATATACCGTCGAAGTGAATCTCAAAGAAGGCAATGTAAATTTGAACGATAAGGGAGCTTCCAAGACCCATAAACGTTTTCTGTACAAGAATCACGCGTCCCTGATAGCATATAAATGCATCCAGATTAGTTAGGAGACTCCCCGTCTCATAAAAGCTGGCTGAAAACTGTGAAATGGCGTAGAAGAGACTCATTACCCAAAGACTGGTCCCCATCAAAGGATCCTCAGGTTTGAGAAAAATTAGCATCATACCAAGCCACCCTACCACATTCAGCACCGTTCCCACCATGAGGGTTACCTTTGGACCCTTTGCGTCGTACAAGAATCCTGTCGGTAGCGAAAAGTAGCTAAAAATGACACCGATGGTGGACAGAACATTCACCTGAGATTGGTTAAACATAAATGCACCACCCTTCATGAATGGGGTAAATATaccaaagcaaaagcaagccCCATTGTTGAGACAGATCAATATGCTAACAAAAAACTGAAGAAACCAGCGTCGTTCCAACGTGCATCCAAGCGCATACGTGCGCTCTCCAGCTTGCTCCAAATGCATTGGACTtcagaaggaaaacaaaaacaaaacactccCTATTGATGTTCCCTCAATCTAAACGAAAGGaggaatgaaaacaaaaaaatggaaaaagaaacgtttatatatttttatcacTACTACTAAACCTCTTAATGATACTATCAATATTACTAACTACAcatatagagagagaaaagaaaagaatcaTGTGTGCTGTGTTGCGCAGCAATGggcaaaagggggaaaagtagCACTTTACAGTGACACTAAAtcaacagtaaaaaaaaataataatagaaatgAGGAAGTAAAATCATAATAATGcagataatgataataaaaagCGTGCTTTTCGTACGCCACCGGTGGAGCGCAGTCTGTTCTACGatgcagaagaaaagagaaacatttGGCATACGtccatatatgcatatatatatatatatatatgtaatatGTTCCACCGATGCTCGTGTAATCGCACCAGTGAGGTGTGCGTGAACgagccaaaagaaaaaaaaggacctGTGTCTCTCCCCGTCCCACTTCACTTTCCTCAAAAAGGCTTTTTACATATCTAAAGTTTGACCACATGAAAATTACATCCGCTGCTGAATGGTGATGAAACCAGGGGAAAAGATCCCTGTAACATCACTTACTCACTCACTCGACGGTATGGTGGAGTGGCAAGCGGTGGGTACTGGCAGGAATAAATGTGTTGATTCGTGACGGCCCGAGTAACACCACAGGCAGCTTGGGAACTTCTGGAGGCTTTTGTGGTAACttatcctcttcctcttcctcctgctCCTCCCGTGGTTCCGCGGTTTCAGCCCTGACCTCAACATCAACGGATCCCGTTTCAAATGCCACGCAAAGCGATGCCCTCATCGGCCCTGGTGGTTGGGTACCAAGGAGCTCGACGTCCGCCCTGATGGTTAACCCAGGTGCTAAGAACTGGTGCCGGTAGTTA
Proteins encoded in this window:
- a CDS encoding GTP-binding protein (similarity to SP:P10114: Ras-related protein Rap-2a. {Homo sapiens;}); translated protein: MRNINLVVLGDGGVGKSSLIIQYVRNRFVVKYEATIEDVYQKAVEVDAQPTVLTIVDTSGQDVFGGMRYKYIRKCHGVILVYSVIDAESFSHIKAIHTQLCRARGSPSIPCVLVGNKVDEVKHRAVSSEEASKFAAQFMYPLLEVTAKDHSMAAAVFETLVRSIRGEESWLECRSPNVIFPPAATISEVRDEVHQLELPSVDLVDEHEEESPGIANRKKKSGCTML